The following coding sequences lie in one Methylotuvimicrobium alcaliphilum 20Z genomic window:
- a CDS encoding cold-shock protein gives MTTGTVKWFNSDKGFGFIEQQQGPDVFVHFRNILSGTSSYKSLDEGQHVQFKITRGPKGPQAEEVTVI, from the coding sequence ATGACTACCGGCACCGTTAAATGGTTTAATTCAGATAAAGGTTTCGGTTTTATCGAACAACAACAAGGTCCGGACGTTTTCGTCCATTTCCGGAATATCCTGAGCGGCACCAGCAGCTACAAATCACTGGATGAAGGCCAACACGTTCAGTTTAAAATTACTCGCGGTCCAAAAGGTCCGCAAGCCGAAGAAGTCACGGTTATCTAA